A window of Halobellus sp. LT62 contains these coding sequences:
- a CDS encoding ATP-binding protein, with amino-acid sequence MITALVGGGSLIIGIVFANSYLIGLGALATICSLGFHLITSGSPEQGENTMDPEFVRERTSQWSDQDLDSSARQRLQPHLAQQARVQSKPNQPSDGNGSKQDQTQTRDATSLDSSELQYRWETDIDVSFEDVGGMGDVKQELRRDVIKPLTTHREQAEQLGISASNIVFHGPPGTGKSYLAQALASELGFRFTQLSGADVQSKWINASGQKVQRLFDEAKQIAADEGGAVIFLDELDSVLKSRDTRSAHEEDSKVVNEFLRHLETTSEHNIVFIGATNRLNALDQAGTRSGRLDKKIHIGLPDHQGRKDILRAQLADRPNSLSADHLEQVAGWTPERSAADLEQLVDNAARSSLDRGDDQITWVDIRRVISP; translated from the coding sequence GTGATCACTGCACTTGTCGGTGGCGGCAGTCTGATAATCGGCATCGTGTTCGCTAATTCGTATCTCATCGGGTTGGGAGCCTTAGCTACGATCTGCTCATTGGGGTTTCATCTGATCACGTCAGGTAGCCCGGAACAGGGAGAGAACACAATGGATCCAGAATTCGTCCGCGAGAGGACGAGCCAGTGGTCGGACCAAGATCTCGATTCATCAGCTCGACAGCGATTACAGCCACATCTCGCTCAACAGGCCCGTGTACAGTCGAAACCGAACCAGCCCAGTGACGGTAACGGTTCTAAGCAAGACCAGACACAAACGCGAGATGCAACGTCACTGGATTCATCTGAACTACAGTACCGATGGGAGACCGACATAGACGTCTCCTTCGAGGATGTTGGCGGAATGGGCGATGTCAAGCAGGAACTCCGCCGGGACGTAATCAAGCCCCTGACGACCCACCGAGAACAAGCAGAGCAACTGGGTATCTCCGCGTCGAATATCGTGTTCCACGGTCCACCCGGAACTGGTAAGAGCTACCTCGCGCAGGCGCTTGCGTCAGAGCTCGGATTCCGATTCACCCAGCTTAGCGGGGCCGATGTACAGAGCAAATGGATTAATGCATCCGGTCAGAAGGTGCAGAGACTATTCGACGAGGCAAAGCAGATAGCTGCAGACGAGGGGGGTGCAGTCATATTCCTCGATGAGTTGGATTCAGTATTGAAGAGCCGAGACACCCGAAGCGCACACGAGGAAGATAGCAAGGTTGTAAACGAGTTTCTACGCCACTTGGAAACCACGTCTGAACACAATATCGTATTCATCGGGGCAACAAACCGACTGAACGCTCTTGATCAGGCAGGTACCCGGTCGGGGCGGCTCGATAAGAAGATCCATATTGGATTACCGGATCACCAAGGCCGAAAAGACATCCTGCGCGCGCAACTGGCTGACCGACCAAACAGCCTGTCGGCCGACCATCTTGAGCAGGTTGCTGGTTGGACCCCGGAGCGAAGTGCAGCTGACTTGGAGCAACTCGTGGATAACGCTGCACGGTCGAGTCTAGACCGAGGAGACGACCAGATCACGTGGGTCGACATCCGGCGAGTTATTTCGCCGTAG
- the thyA gene encoding thymidylate synthase, whose protein sequence is MRQYLDLVTDVLEEGGYKPNRTGVDTISAFSRHYRVDLSAGFPLLTTKDLSGARWNSLIHEFVWYLSGEEHIRTLREETGIWDAWADEEGNLDTAYGRFWRRFPVPEEGLPGESWPEDDHRWMNDEGTFDQIAYALDMLRENPNSRRIVINAWHPANAAVSTLPPCHYTFVCNVQGDRLNVHLHQRSGDVALGIPFNIAAYSLLATALAQRTGFELGEFAHSVVDAHVYCGAGDRGAWYADNLDELQSRLAAVDDRAGYRDVREWLVESAPPEADGEERYDHVPGLLEQCAREPRDRPSIDVADVPLDELTYDDIELSGYDPAPGIDFAVAE, encoded by the coding sequence ATGCGCCAGTATCTCGATCTCGTCACCGACGTCCTCGAAGAGGGGGGGTACAAACCGAACCGAACGGGAGTCGACACGATTTCGGCGTTCAGCCGCCACTACCGCGTGGACCTTTCTGCGGGCTTTCCGCTGCTCACGACGAAGGATCTCTCGGGAGCGCGCTGGAACTCGCTGATCCACGAGTTCGTCTGGTACCTCTCGGGCGAGGAACACATCCGGACGCTCCGCGAGGAGACGGGAATCTGGGATGCGTGGGCCGACGAGGAAGGCAATCTCGACACCGCCTACGGGCGCTTCTGGCGACGCTTTCCGGTCCCCGAGGAGGGGCTGCCCGGCGAGTCGTGGCCCGAGGACGACCACCGCTGGATGAACGACGAGGGGACGTTCGATCAGATCGCGTACGCGCTGGATATGCTCCGGGAGAACCCCAACTCCCGTCGAATCGTCATCAACGCGTGGCACCCCGCCAACGCCGCGGTCTCGACGCTCCCCCCGTGTCACTACACGTTCGTCTGCAACGTACAGGGCGACCGCCTGAACGTGCACCTGCATCAGCGCTCCGGGGACGTCGCGCTCGGCATCCCGTTCAACATCGCGGCGTACTCCCTCTTGGCGACCGCGCTCGCCCAGCGGACCGGATTCGAGCTCGGTGAGTTCGCCCACAGCGTCGTCGACGCCCACGTCTACTGCGGCGCGGGCGACCGCGGCGCGTGGTACGCCGACAATCTCGACGAACTGCAGTCGCGCCTCGCCGCCGTCGACGATCGGGCGGGGTACCGCGACGTCCGCGAGTGGCTCGTCGAGAGCGCGCCGCCGGAAGCCGACGGCGAGGAACGCTACGACCACGTCCCGGGACTGCTCGAACAGTGCGCTCGCGAGCCGCGCGACCGCCCGTCGATCGACGTCGCCGACGTCCCGCTCGACGAACTCACCTACGACGACATCGAACTGTCCGGATACGACCCCGCGCCGGGGATCGACTTCGCGGTGGCCGAGTGA
- a CDS encoding tyrosine-type recombinase/integrase, whose protein sequence is MTRNTSEDGDSIEEKQISKQLSEMLEEQQAPVQEEYQAFYEWMLERGKDHLMYEGLADSTADKYFRRLDQLHREAISLLETSDVTTITPDQGEELLLLLAKNTITKRTDEAFSKSSKRKFSNTLEKYFEWQYHTDRLEYEWKSRIRFSDGNHTSAAEFSYEEMGRLFEVAESYKKLPSYYETSPEERDRINGLVAQRLSKPKENVNRDDWRKADHSSKIWSLVSVGYDAGLTPIEIQRAKVSWYKPDQQMLVIPTDAASKQREKEKVSLSDDSCEALSRWIRERRHLEKYDGTNSLWLNQVGNPYRSSSLCNLIRRLCEEAGITSENRPIRWYSLRHSVGRQMKSDGSLVQTNDQLRHDTLETTQTTYGNSAVEERCETLNKSRSKAKRAANDPDYEPYSGVDLQTEFGKVEETGPEDAITPRDDGSIHINAIIENTTENRVRVSRQLLSDEESSSSS, encoded by the coding sequence ATGACACGAAATACCAGCGAAGACGGCGACAGTATCGAAGAAAAGCAGATCTCCAAGCAACTATCGGAGATGCTTGAGGAACAACAGGCCCCCGTTCAAGAGGAGTATCAAGCGTTTTACGAGTGGATGCTGGAGCGTGGCAAAGATCACCTGATGTACGAAGGTTTGGCAGATTCGACTGCAGACAAATACTTTCGACGGTTGGACCAACTACACCGTGAGGCGATCTCGCTGTTGGAGACGTCGGACGTTACAACAATCACTCCGGACCAAGGCGAAGAGTTACTGCTTCTTCTCGCTAAAAACACGATCACAAAGCGAACTGACGAGGCGTTTTCGAAGTCGTCAAAGCGGAAGTTCTCTAACACGTTAGAAAAGTACTTTGAGTGGCAGTACCACACAGACAGATTGGAATACGAGTGGAAATCACGAATTCGCTTTTCCGACGGTAATCACACCTCAGCAGCCGAATTCTCATACGAAGAGATGGGGCGACTATTCGAGGTTGCGGAGTCGTACAAAAAGCTCCCCTCATATTACGAGACCTCACCTGAGGAACGGGATCGAATTAATGGTCTCGTCGCCCAGCGACTCAGTAAACCAAAAGAAAACGTAAACCGGGACGACTGGCGAAAAGCGGACCACAGCTCAAAGATCTGGTCCCTTGTGTCAGTCGGCTACGATGCTGGACTCACCCCAATAGAAATCCAGCGAGCGAAAGTCAGTTGGTACAAACCGGATCAACAGATGTTGGTGATTCCGACAGATGCGGCCTCTAAGCAGCGCGAAAAGGAGAAGGTCTCTCTGTCGGATGACTCCTGTGAAGCGCTGAGCAGGTGGATCCGAGAACGACGGCATCTCGAAAAATATGACGGAACGAATTCCCTATGGCTCAATCAGGTAGGCAATCCATATCGTTCCAGCAGCCTCTGTAACCTCATCCGAAGGCTGTGCGAGGAAGCTGGGATCACATCCGAGAACAGACCGATACGGTGGTACAGTCTTCGACACTCGGTCGGCCGGCAAATGAAGTCGGACGGCTCACTTGTGCAGACCAACGACCAACTTCGGCACGACACTCTGGAGACGACACAAACGACGTACGGAAATTCGGCGGTCGAAGAGCGATGCGAGACACTCAATAAGAGCCGCTCGAAGGCCAAACGGGCGGCAAACGACCCGGACTACGAACCGTACAGCGGCGTTGATCTCCAGACAGAGTTCGGGAAGGTCGAAGAGACGGGTCCCGAGGATGCGATCACTCCAAGGGACGACGGTTCGATCCACATCAACGCTATCATCGAGAACACGACAGAGAACCGGGTTCGGGTGAGTCGACAACTCCTCTCCGATGAGGAGTCGTCGAGTTCGTCCTGA
- a CDS encoding HVO_2922 family protein encodes MSATFELFEDSAGQYRWRLVHSNGNIIADSGEGYATKQKAKQGAESVKQNASEADVVEVDS; translated from the coding sequence ATGAGTGCGACGTTCGAACTATTCGAGGACAGCGCAGGACAGTACCGTTGGCGACTCGTTCACTCGAACGGGAACATCATCGCCGACAGCGGCGAGGGGTACGCCACAAAACAAAAAGCGAAGCAGGGGGCCGAGAGCGTCAAACAGAACGCGTCGGAAGCAGACGTCGTCGAGGTGGATTCCTGA
- a CDS encoding dihydrofolate reductase, with translation MTERAPNRGDRGSGTDTDLELVLIAAVGESRVIGHDGGMPWHFGEDLKHFKRTTTGHPVIVGRKTYEAVVDALGEPFPDRTSVVLTSQSLDLPPGAVLANSVEEAIDRAAADAAERGVETAYVAGGGRVYEQFLPHADRLILTEIHGTYDGDTYFPDWDEDEWVETEREPHAEFDFVTYERIDC, from the coding sequence ATGACCGAACGCGCTCCAAACCGGGGGGACCGCGGGAGTGGCACCGACACCGACCTTGAACTCGTACTGATCGCCGCAGTCGGCGAGAGCCGCGTCATCGGTCACGACGGCGGGATGCCGTGGCACTTCGGCGAGGACCTCAAACATTTCAAGCGGACGACGACGGGTCACCCGGTGATCGTCGGGCGCAAGACCTACGAGGCGGTCGTCGACGCGCTCGGCGAGCCGTTCCCGGACCGAACGAGTGTCGTGCTCACGTCGCAGTCGCTCGATCTCCCCCCGGGAGCGGTGCTCGCGAACTCCGTCGAGGAGGCGATCGATCGGGCCGCCGCCGACGCCGCGGAACGGGGCGTCGAGACGGCCTACGTCGCCGGCGGCGGCCGCGTCTACGAGCAGTTTCTCCCACACGCGGATCGCCTGATCCTCACGGAGATCCACGGGACCTACGACGGCGACACCTACTTTCCGGACTGGGACGAGGACGAATGGGTCGAAACCGAGCGGGAACCGCACGCCGAGTTCGACTTCGTCACGTACGAACGGATCGACTGCTGA
- the psmA gene encoding archaeal proteasome endopeptidase complex subunit alpha: protein MNRNDQQAYDRGTSLFSPDGRIYQVEYAREAVKRGAPSLGIRTTEGVVIAAQRRTSSSLMEGESIEKLHKLDDFLGAASAGHVADARRLIDDARTAAQRNRLRYGEPLGVETLTKTLSDEIQETTQYGGTRPFGAALLIAGMDGEGLDARPRLYQTDPSGAPQEWRAVAIGSGRDDIQEFLEDTWSESLTIDEGVEIAVRALLSGDDELDAGNVTIATITADGYRTVSEDEIQSVLDEHQEPTDEDDE from the coding sequence ATGAACCGAAACGACCAGCAGGCGTACGACCGGGGGACGTCGCTTTTCTCTCCGGACGGACGCATCTATCAGGTCGAGTACGCGCGCGAGGCGGTCAAACGCGGCGCGCCGAGTCTCGGGATCCGAACGACCGAGGGCGTCGTAATCGCCGCCCAGCGCCGAACGAGTTCCTCGCTGATGGAGGGCGAGAGCATCGAGAAACTACACAAGCTCGACGACTTCTTGGGAGCTGCGTCTGCCGGTCACGTCGCCGACGCCCGTCGATTGATCGACGACGCTCGGACGGCGGCCCAGCGCAACCGCCTGCGGTACGGCGAGCCCCTCGGCGTCGAGACGCTCACGAAGACCCTCTCCGATGAGATCCAAGAGACGACCCAGTACGGTGGCACACGGCCGTTCGGGGCGGCGCTTCTGATCGCCGGAATGGACGGCGAGGGCCTCGACGCGCGCCCGCGACTCTACCAGACTGACCCCTCCGGCGCGCCGCAGGAGTGGCGAGCCGTCGCAATCGGTTCCGGTCGTGACGACATTCAAGAGTTCCTCGAAGACACTTGGTCGGAGTCGCTCACGATCGACGAGGGCGTCGAAATCGCCGTTCGAGCGCTCCTGAGTGGCGATGACGAACTTGATGCGGGCAATGTGACGATCGCGACGATCACCGCCGACGGATATCGAACGGTCTCCGAGGACGAGATCCAATCGGTGCTCGACGAACACCAAGAACCGACCGACGAAGACGACGAATAG
- a CDS encoding tyrosine-type recombinase/integrase, giving the protein MKDSKKATNPLEGIAIVPEPSEKLLNERQRVDYRTEREQCLEWLLTFGKDPSHADGYAYLTVKNRASRIDQFYRFVWEQEDRYTSSITTDHADAYLNYLAREEYSNAHKSACRKAIMMLYKWRAHQRGGDEWSPKITFTRSNQSTTPRDYLTQEERTKIREAALEHGSVPNFDDVYGDERERWKAYLAQRFEKPKSNISREDWERANSWKIPTLVWTSLDAGLRPIEVERATVSWVDVENSVLRIPREESSKNEENWIVGLQDRTAEMLEYWLSQRHANDKYDGTDALWLTREANPYGSKALRYILQKLCDIAEISTENRTMSWYTIRHSTGTYMTREEDLAAAQTQLRHLSPETTMKYDQTPVEDRRNALDRMG; this is encoded by the coding sequence ATGAAAGACTCGAAGAAGGCAACCAACCCCCTCGAAGGCATCGCTATCGTGCCTGAACCGTCGGAGAAACTTCTCAACGAGCGCCAACGAGTCGATTACCGGACTGAACGGGAACAGTGTCTCGAATGGTTACTGACCTTCGGCAAAGATCCCAGTCACGCCGACGGCTATGCGTACCTGACGGTCAAGAATCGCGCCAGCCGAATCGACCAGTTCTATCGGTTCGTCTGGGAACAAGAAGACCGATACACGTCCTCGATCACGACCGATCATGCGGATGCATATCTGAACTATCTCGCCCGCGAAGAGTACTCGAATGCCCACAAGTCCGCCTGTCGGAAGGCGATAATGATGCTGTACAAGTGGCGTGCCCATCAGCGCGGTGGAGACGAGTGGTCGCCCAAGATCACGTTCACGCGGTCTAATCAATCGACCACCCCACGCGATTACCTGACCCAAGAAGAACGAACCAAGATCCGCGAGGCCGCGCTGGAACACGGGAGTGTACCCAATTTCGATGACGTGTACGGAGATGAACGGGAGCGGTGGAAGGCGTACCTTGCACAGCGGTTTGAGAAGCCGAAATCTAATATATCACGGGAAGATTGGGAGCGGGCGAACAGCTGGAAAATTCCGACGCTCGTCTGGACCAGTCTCGATGCAGGACTCCGGCCTATCGAAGTTGAACGTGCAACTGTGTCGTGGGTAGACGTGGAGAATAGCGTACTCCGGATCCCTCGTGAAGAAAGTTCAAAGAACGAGGAAAACTGGATCGTCGGTCTTCAGGATCGGACCGCGGAAATGCTTGAGTATTGGTTGTCACAGCGGCACGCGAACGACAAGTACGATGGCACGGATGCGTTGTGGCTTACCCGCGAAGCGAATCCGTATGGGTCCAAAGCACTCCGTTATATCCTGCAGAAGCTATGCGATATTGCGGAGATTTCGACTGAAAATCGGACGATGAGCTGGTATACGATTCGTCACTCCACGGGCACGTATATGACTCGTGAAGAGGATCTCGCTGCAGCACAGACACAGTTACGACATCTCAGCCCGGAAACCACAATGAAGTACGATCAAACGCCGGTCGAGGACCGTCGAAACGCGTTAGACCGGATGGGTTGA